ATACGTCAATCCAGAGGCCAAGGACTTCTTTGAATACCGAGCCAACTTAATGGAAACCGACGGATTGCTCATGCAAGGGAAGAGATTAGTAATCCCGCAGTCGCTTCACCAAGAAATGCTGTCAAGTTTGCACCGAGGACAATTGGGTATAGTTAAGTGTAAAGCGCGAGCAAGAGAATCCATTTGGTGGCCGACAGTTTCGCTTGAAATCTGAGAGATGGTAACTAGATGTAAAGAATGCATTGAACACCGACCGATTGTGGCGGAACCAGTTATTCTGTCTGAAATTCCCAGACACCCATGGGAGAAGGTAGCCATAGATATTGGTTTGATTAAGGTATCTGATAATGATTGATTATTTTTCGCGATACCCGGAAGTAGCGTTGCTAAGCATGACAACAGCAGCAGCCGTAATTGGGAAAGTAAAGGTGATATTCGCTAGATTTGGCATTCCAGACAAAGTGAGAACAGGTAACAGTCCACAATTTCGAGGAGAGTTTAAACAATTTGCCAAGGATTACAACTTCCGACTAACTTCCAGCAGCCCCTACCATGCACGAAGTAATGGAGAGGCGGAAGCTGGggtgaaaattgtgaaaaatattttaaccaaggAGAGAGACCCTAATCTTGGACTTTTAGTTTATAGGTCTATGCCGCTGGAAACCAGTCACTGCCCAGCAGAATTATTAATAGGGCGTAAGCTCTGGACAAATATTCCCGATGGTGAAAAAGGCGCTAGAACCGAAATGGCCCCACCTGAGAGAGAAGAGGATGAAGTGGCAGAccaggaaaacaaaagaaaaataccaATTCGATTTACGCCATCGCACTTGGGAACTGGCAGATCTATTGCCCAATATCGAGTTTGGTTAGTAGATAAGAAATGCTATGGGACCGTGTTGAGAAAGAGAGCAGAGCCACGATCCTATGACATCAGAACACCTGAGGGCGAGTTCCGGAGGAATCAAGCATATCTTGTCCTCACCCCGAATAAAGAACATTACAGTGAAGACATTCGACCCAAGGACGGGGGCCAGTCGTAGACGGCAATCGACCTGGGGAATGAAGGAGTCCAAAGGAGTGACTATGGGAGGATAATCAGACCGCCGAAGGATTGCGGGACTTGCGAAGCTAAGACGGTGGCCTTAATTAAGAAAGGGTGCTGGGGTAGGCACAAGGAGTGTCAAGGAACCCATCCCGTTCCCTCTTTCCTTCCCATACTTGGGTTTTCCCCCTCCTTCCCTGGGAAGGTTTCCTGGGAAGGTAAGGCGGATGCGAGAGGAGAAGCACCTGATTGTGTCATGTAATGTCATTGTGTTATTCGACTCCACCGAATAAAACCCCAATGAGAAAAGCTTGGTTGATTGATTGACCAGAAAACCCAACAACATGCACATACATATGGCTATCTGGAAACTTAAAGAGaccaaaaaattaattgaaatagcCACTTAAACATTCTAACCTCCTTTGGCAGCTTGCTCCACAAATTTTTCTGCACCTATATAGTCTCCATCACGTACGAGGAGGTTGTGAAGGAGTGTGATGACAGGATCTTCCAAAGGAGGAACACCTTGTCCAGACTCCAGTGTTTCCAAAGCCTCCCAATGACCACGGGATCGTAAGTGCTTCATGCATAGACGAAGGGCCTCACGTTCTCTGTACTGCAAAAAGCAGATATACAATACAGAATGACAACATGGTAATTTTGTATTACAGACGCAGCATGGACAACAAAAACCTCACACATTCCGAATGGACCAGACATCTAATAAGTGACAAACGAATAAGGACATAAAATTGATGGACTGGAATTGTGCTAAACCAATAAACAAATTCAAGATTGGTTCTAATTTATCAATGTTAGTATGCAAAACTGGCTATCAcatcatattttgtaaaaatgtgaTGTGATAGGCAGTTAACTGGAACTCAAACCCAGATCCTTCATGATGCAGAGTCGGGTGCTCCACCAACTGCACATCAAGGTCATTTAGATTTTCCTACCACTATTTCAGTAGAGGCTCATGATCTCTGAAAGGATTAAGTGCTGGACTGAGTCTCTTCATGGTACATTGTTCTCGATCCCCCTCCTTCCCTCACCCATATAGATTAACAATATAGTAGCCATGGAGTAAAAATATTTGGCAACTTCAGTCTGTAAAAAGATATACTACATTTTGATGTCATAAATAAAACTGATAAGTACAATAACATAGGGGTTCCTCACCTAAGTtgcacaatgtttttttaattaaaaagaaattgttgAGGGTAATGCTTAAACAGCATCACCGAGCTCACTGCAGACCtctatttaaaaatcaacatttgttAACTGTGCCTTGTATATACATATAGTAATCTATGCAAAACAACACCTTAgcgatttcattcaaaataatagtatacaCTCCTACAATACCAGAAAGTGTAATGATCTACATgtcacacaaaaaaattttacCCATACCACCAAAGGACCCCGTGCAATGTGCACGAAACTATATAATAAGTTGCCTGCctatataaaatgtgaaaatagaatacttgtatttaaaaaaattgtttttacttatcttcttgaaaaatgcttctattgcattaatgaatatttgagtACATAGCATGTAAGGTTTCacagtgtaaaattttatattcgatgTGTATATTGtactttaaactaatatttgatattttgacgtgtcctatataccTGCCTAGTGTGTAACTAGTGTATTGTATCActgtggacaaataaaaaattctaattctaatTTCTAATTCAATATTCTGTAACCTATTTGTAATTAAgattacataatttataaaatttcattcctgATCCTCCTCAATTTGCtgactgaataaaaaatatttactgaattaATGTACTACCAATTTATTCCTAGTAATTAGGAACAATTTGGACATCAAAATGAAAGTATCATGACACAACTCACCCGGATTaattcccaaaaaattaaatcatgcttTTCACTTTAAATGGAGTCCTTCTTACCTTCAGTATTCCATCTAAAAGGGAGTTTCCAGTAAGCTGACAAATGACATAATTATGTGACAGGTAATAAAGTCCAAAGTGTGAAAAAAAGTATTTGCAGCAGTCAGAAGGACACAGGCAGGCTGCCAGATCAATGCTAGTGATAGGGAAGATATACTCACACCAATAGTGGGTAAAGGACACGAACATGCATTCAAAGGCATGCACAGCAAAAGTAAAATGAACCACACAGTCACACAATCACTCTTCCACTCACACAAACCCATCTGGCAAACAAATGAATACAAATTAACAGAAGAGGAAAAAGGCATCACAAAACACAACACAAACTGCACAAGGATAATGGTGGAGTAGAAGATGTTAATAGTACAAAATCCAACTGTAAAAATATAGCCAGACTGAATAAAGGTACATTTCTACACACATTCTATCCAAATgagcatgaagaaaaaaaatctcgatGTCTTACCACATTGAACCAACGAATGCAGGGCTGTACAACTTCCCAAGAATCTATGCCAGAAATACGAATAAACCAAATGCTGAAGTTGAACGAAGGACCCCAAGACTGCAATGGAGCAATTTTAAGATACCGAATAGGAAGAGGATGACCTCCAACAAACCTTCTCAGCTCGAACGTTTCAGGAGAACTATCGTTCCTCAGACCACTGAAACCAAAGAATACGTTAGAAACTGGATAGTTATCATGattaaataaacaattatcaAATAAAGGACAACTCATAATCATTGTCCAACAATATCAATCTGATCGACTACTACATAATATCAATGCAAGTGTTTCAGGATAACTGCAAAATTTACGATGCATTTAAACAATTAATAGTGAGAATTAATTGCCAAAGGTGATAAGCTATACGTCTATGGGTAACACAACTTCCGTTGCGAGCCCACTCAAAGGGATGAACTCACCTTTCCAATAATTCAATCATATTGTCACTTTGTAAACCTCCatatactttgaatttttttaaattgcatacatGGGTCTTCTCATATTTCCCAAAGGTAATGGACTCAACTAAGGAGTACTTCTGAAGCTTAAGGACGAGGAACTGAAATATGAGAATGAGTTAGTAGCACGAAAATATGGCACTGGAAATAATGAGCTGTTTTTATTACCTGCGGGGGATTGTTCGTGTCAGAGGACCACCTCGAAGACTGGTCATTTGGTTTGTCAACTTGGATATTTCTGTGgataaattcaagcaaaaaaacaattatgaatGACAACTGCAGCCGTGCACAAGAAGCATCCATATGAAGTTCCGTAACAACAAAACTTAACCGTAACGTTATTTCACTTTGATCTTTTATCAAAtcgcgaaaaaaatcattttgctgtTACTATTATGACATAATGCGTTTTAGCCTCCTACGATGTTTACTCATCAATCCGAAGCAGCTTAAAAATTTGCTTCAGCGGGTCAACATAGTTAATGCATGTGGTTCAATGAATCGGTATCTAAGAATCAACGTTTTACTTACTCTGGAACGTACGTAGATGAAAAACTAGAGCATTTGTGAACTGAATAACTTAACTCCTTAACAGCTTCTTGTCGAAACGCCGCCATGTTTCGAAAATACCGGCTCCACCGCGAGATGGAGGTGTTCCTCGAGGTTCAAGCAAAACAAAGAATGAGTGATACCTGCGTACTCGTGCTGTTCGTAGAATTTTAGAATGTGAACTGCCTTATTAAATTACCAACAGATGTTCGGAAGGCTAGGAACGATTACGAATTTCATCTAACATTGGAATATCCTATCTGCGCAGTTGACTTATTATTAGGCTATGGAATACTATCACGTAATTTTCGAAAGCGGAGCTGCTATAATAAGACCGTCTTGGTTGCATAATACGATTTCATTCATTTACTTGTTTGAATTACCTATTCCCTTCACTAGCAAGATATTACTCATTCCTGTCATTGCGAAATAACCAAGAACCAGTTCCACCCCGTTGAGGATTTGTTTGGTTTGTTCTTTTGTTGCTTCTGCCTCAGTTATATATACACAATAAGTTAAAGGAGGACCAAGTACAATACATCTATCTGTTCCACCAATTTCATTATATCTTCTAGTCATACGTGTTTTGAACGGTATATTCACGTAattttatagctcaaatattaaaatacaacaaaaaaccCAAGTATCAGGCGCGTCGCTAATTGCGCACGAAGCGCATTGATTATCATTTGATTAAAGTTATTGTTTCGCATAACGCCTGTTATTCCATCAATGGAAGATGGCCGGAGAAAAATCCGAAATTTCTAGTATTGAAGTACTTCCGAGCTAGCAgacttctaatttaaaaaattccacaaCTCTTTACTCCCTCTTCTTCATGTTCTCAGCGCATTTCCAGTGGCGCATTCGGCGCATTCAACGTATTCTTTAAAATAAAGGAGCAGcgtaatttaaaaacaaaatagacGATTCATCTCGGTTCTTGTCAAGTTTTTCACGGTTCGATAGGGTCTTTACCATGGATAAAGATTCGTTATTATCGCAATTTACTGATATCACCGGTGTTGATGCGGAAAGAGCGAAGTTCTACTTGGAATCATCTGCATGGAGATTAGAGGTATATTTGAAACTTTTagaggtaaataaaattttcccattgAGGACCCCGGAGCATTCGTGTAATTAAGTTCTTTCTCTAGGTTGCTTTGGCTGGTTTTTACGAGAACGATGGTGAAGCACAGCCTGCTGGGGACAGCTCCCCTGAGATAGAAGAAATACCTAATGTTAAACCTCCTGACAAATCTAAAAGTAAAGGTCGCTCCTCTTCCTCTCGGTGAGTAAAAACACCTGGAGTTGACTTTTTCtcgatatatttttgaatttgatcaGATTTATTAGTGGTTTTGTGCCTCTTCAGTTTCGCAACAGTTTCTAGCCTCAAGGAAACTGTTGGAACGTCAGACGAACAAGATGACGATGAGGAAGGGCAAGCATTTTACGCCGGTGGTTCTGAGAGTAGCGGCCAACAAATACTTGGTCCTTCAAAAAAGAAACCAAAAGATATTGTTTCCGTGATGTTTAAGTCCGTTCAAGAGTAAGTAACTCCAATTGCAATCGATTCTTCCCTGTAAGTGTTGTAATTGATGGTGATATTTTCTGTTGGATATTGACGATAGTTTATAGTCTGCTTGGTTGTGGTAGTACTAATTGTGATTATTTACTCGAGTCTTTGTGTTATTAAAATCGCATTTCTTTATGATTTTCATCCTTCAACAGGCATGGAGCCGAAGTGGTCGATCCAAAGAGTCAAGCTCATGGCAGCAAAGGAAGAATGGCGAATTTCACTGGCACGGGTTATAAACTTGGCCAGTCTAATGATGATACTGTAGGTAAGTCTattaaaatagcattataaattcaaaattatcagCTATTTTGATTTTTCCGGCTCTTCAATGCCAATGCAATCTCAACACATGTTTTTACGTTATGGGGATGGAATTGTTTATAATTAAGTGAATTATATATGTGATGGATAATTCTATGTAATatctggttctttcccggcgagcaaatgcagtgaagatttctcgggttttgcacggGGTAAGGTACTCGAGATCTCCTTctaggagaaatggaggacctttATCGGTCCTCCATAGGTCCCTTCCTTAAGGACCTTACCGgatgcaaaacccgagaaatcttctcTGCGATGTGGATTATATTATTATACGTGTGAATTttgaataaagtaaattttaatttcttggtAGATAGATAGGTAACTGATAATTATCCATGAACCGGTCCTGGATGTTTGTAATTCACACCGGTGATGAGGGTAGTTTAGATCTACCATAAATCTAACTTGAACCTTGGATTGAAGTACTCAGTGATTGATGGCCTATTTCTTCCAAATTTACCATTCAATTCTCCTGGAAAAACTCGAGGCTCTTAATACCCATTTTTGAATTGTAAGCACAGGTTATGTACAAATATCTCATGCGTTAGATTCCATGACTATGAGTGAATTAAAATTGTGGATCTAAGGAAAAATggttttcatacacattttaatttcTCGCCATCTTAAGACATGATCTCACCTTTTGTTGGTACAATGTCATAATTTTTAGTTCATAGGAAAGTTTAAATAAACTTATTAATATCAACATAATACGTAATCACCAATCATCTTTCAAGGGTTCTAGTTTAAATCTCATATGAGTTGGAATTCAGAAATGTTACTCTCATTTCACACTGCGTGAAATGAGAATAACATTTCTGAATACCCTCTGTATTACGTGCACTAAGGACACTATTTGATGTAAGAAATTTACCGTAAGAAATTTAAAAGGTTATAAGATATTTTTCCTCGGTGTAATGTGTGCCAATGGTTACTTCTCTCTCCCTGCCTTACAGCAACTATGGCTGACTATCTTTCTTTAGTATTAGAAAATACCTGACGTCTGCTTTTTTTTTTCGAAAGCTCCTGCGTTGAGTTGAGTAGATGCTCTGACAATTTTAATAGTCATCACCAAGTTAAAAAAGTTACTTCCTAAGATTGATCCAAGAGTTATAGAACTCACCAAAACACCAAGAATCTTCTAtctagagcagcggttcccaaactgggggtcgcgagatgtataaaaataatatggtgaactatgtacttaaactttgaccaccatttttaaggggtcgcggctaaaacgtatgggctaaaatgggtcgtggAAATAAAAAGTTCGGGAACCGCTGATCTAGAGGATTGCCACCTGTTCCCCCACACTTGGGAGATACTTTTTCTCAGAACCCACTCTCAAAATCCAGATATGACTTCAGCATATCAGAGCAAACCTGTCAGAAAAATGACCATTACTACCATCACTTCAACATATGTATACTGGCCCATTTTAAATCATACTTCACTTCAGACATGAAGATGCTGGCAGGATTGCCAATGACACTGTCTTCATCTGACATGAAACAATGGAAACCTTGAGAGCACCTGACAGTATGTCCAGTACTTGTcttttaatggttaatttttcCTGCATTAGGTATCctgttcctttttatttttggaatgagGTGTTTCTACCACTGGAAaacatcaattaaaataatagattTCCTATTTTAGGAGCGTTATTTATGTTAGATACATAAAGGGAATTTTTACATTGTAATCTCCTGTATCAGATGAGGTCTCGAGTGTTTTTCTTACTTTTTACAGTTGTACAGTCACCTTCTACTTCCCGTCAAGATTCCCAAACAGAGGTTACTCTTAAAATGTGGCGAGAAGGTTTCAGTGTTGATGATGGACCACTAAGACGCTACTCAGATCCTGAAAATAGAGAATTTCTCGATGCTGTTCGACAGGGGTATGTTAAAATTTGttggaaatgcaattttttctaaaaaatttaatttagataatCATAATGTATTTCAATTAACTTTGAAAACAGTTGGTTACAgtaggaatgaaataaatttggttATTCTCAGGGGTTACCAAGATGTACCCCCGATGTCaggtgtcatttttattatttaatttattccgcATTTTAAAACTTTAAGGGAGGTTTGCAAGTCATTACAATGTTTTAAAAGTATTCATTATAATTGTCTATGTCTCAAATCC
The DNA window shown above is from Ischnura elegans chromosome 4, ioIscEleg1.1, whole genome shotgun sequence and carries:
- the LOC124157612 gene encoding NSFL1 cofactor p47, whose product is MDKDSLLSQFTDITGVDAERAKFYLESSAWRLEVALAGFYENDGEAQPAGDSSPEIEEIPNVKPPDKSKSKGRSSSSRFATVSSLKETVGTSDEQDDDEEGQAFYAGGSESSGQQILGPSKKKPKDIVSVMFKSVQEHGAEVVDPKSQAHGSKGRMANFTGTGYKLGQSNDDTVVVQSPSTSRQDSQTEVTLKMWREGFSVDDGPLRRYSDPENREFLDAVRQGELPPELSRGARRGAEVHLNMEDHRHEEFVVNKFKAFSGKGQLLGSSVPTVVGSTKPVTEGERVANESAAAQSINVNEDEPSTTVQVRLADGTVLQGRFNHTHTVNDVRRYITLARPQYQLSSFALLSAFPRNELKDGSKTLAEAGVLNASLLQRLT